A genomic window from Enoplosus armatus isolate fEnoArm2 chromosome 20, fEnoArm2.hap1, whole genome shotgun sequence includes:
- the telo2 gene encoding telomere length regulation protein TEL2 homolog — protein sequence MESLAPSTEVRLVVGQCFRTLTTSTDDKDIITALQTLHSYLDEGPESRTTSAQRAEFRRAHFTRTLQFLVSNIQADWLSGLSAAQRAELWDGLFLKGPPEQALLVLMEGIGELRASTNLDHLVSITEKYLQSGRLADLLWSYCLETGPSDSPQLREALLGRIVALSDLTANRLHPNNRPLFLPQRYYPLLAAEMLAALERTCQALKDGTDCSLTFVAQTLGKVCIQGHSGVVLAVMAPRLSVCTRSDMVWQRVCWKLLANVPQRWLESVLTGMVQAVSGSDALGRIIGNLVLTNRKAQFVITHKLLLLQYKYETRVLRIVLGYLAADRERRPLLIQVLRSVSQAWANPSAVKHTPLEQQLYVSKALLLSVSLLKDSELQELRSDLLQCMLGGMQSHLDSSVVRIRRMGMVVGECLSSRMDISGTKLKFEYDQDEETQELLSLMTPITGDEPEAEPVNGVDSPQGTSETTPSTQNVSPQNKSGPQPSKTDPDSDLDSDDELTPYDMSGDQEISKASPPRYLRDCMETLTSSEDPARVELSLRVAEGLVRKNVFATREISVQLSKVLLHMEDKYSINGFLSLRQATMVALTVTDCIPVTQYLTTEFYSLNYSLRQRLDILEVLALAAQELSKPITEKKDPSMVIVASTDLIPYPGDNPVHWRQEVEKRIQSKTKRLRKGPTQPPAKATPNRYAPVAGQFFFPLLRNYDKPQVTFDLLGSDHLVLGRLIHTLGLFMHLAVNAPIAAQMGRALLDFVWTVRYHVDQMVRRGVLFAVCSVFLSMPSQNLLVDLSDQLFETRTWLADVAEGDPDADCRSLAVQSLVLMDKSLKKQLQDQQVMET from the exons ATGGAGTCCCTGGCCCCAAGTACTGAGGTTCGCCTGGTGGTGGGCCAGTGTTTCCGGACCCTCACCACGTCCACAGATGACAAAGACATCATCACCGCTCTTCAAACACTCCACTCTTACTTGGATGAAGGACCAGAGAGTAGAACCACTTCAGCTCAGCGGGCAGAGTTCAGGAGAGCTCACTTCACCCGTACCCTTCAGTTCCTTGTCAGTAACATCCAGGCCGACTGGTTGTCCGGCCTCTCAGCAGCCCAGCGCGCAGAGTTATGGGACGGCCTGTTCCTCAAAGGCCCTCCAGAGCAGGCGCTGCTGGTGCTGATGGAGGGAATAGGAGAGCTAAG AGCCAGCACTAATCTGGACCACTTGGTCAGCATCACCGAGAAGTACCTTCAGAGTGGTCGACTCGCTGACCTGCTGTGGTCCTACTGTCTGGAGACAGGACCCTCTGACTCCCCCCAGCTCCGAGAGGCTCTGCTGGGACGTATTGTGGCACTGTCGGACCTCACCGCCAACAGGCTACATCCAAACAACAGGcccctttttcttcctcagcGGTACTACCCACTATTGGCCGCAGAGATGCTCGCTGCCTTGGAGCGGACCTGCCAAGCACTCAAAG ATGGCACAGACTGCTCCTTGACTTTTGTGGCTCAGACACTTGGAAAAGTCTGCATCCAGGGCCACAGTG gtGTGGTGCTGGCAGTGATGGCTCCTcggctgtctgtctgcacacgCTCAGACATGGTGTGGCAGAGGGTCTGCTGGAAGCTGCTGGCTAACGTTCCTCAGCGATGGCTGGAGAGTGTGCTCACTGGTATGGTGCAGGCTGTCAGCGG GTCTGATGCCCTGGGCAGGATCATTGGGAATCTAGTATTAACGAATAGAAAGGCCCAGTTTGTCATCACTCATAAGCTGCTGTTACTGCAGTACAAGTATGAG aCTCGAGTCTTGAGAATTGTTCTGGGTTACCTCGCAGCAGACAGGGAGCGAAGGCCACTGCTCATCCAG gTGTTACGGTCTGTGTCCCAGGCCTGGGCTAACCCCAGTGCAGTGAAGCACACGCCTCTAGAGCAGCAGCTGTATGTCAGCAAGGCCTTACTGCTGAGTGTGAGTCTGCTGAAAGACTCTGAGCTACAGGAGTTACGCTCAG ACCTACTTCAGTGTATGCTGGGCGGCATGCAGAGCCACCTGGACAGCAGCGTGGTGCGTATCAGGCGCATGGGCATGGTGGTGGGGGAGTGCCTGAGCTCTCGCATGGATATCAGTGGAACCAAACTCAAATTTGAG TATGATCAGGATGAGGAAACTCAAGAGCTGCTTTCTCTGATGACTCCCATTACTGGTGATGAGCCAGAGGCTGAGCCTGTAAACGG GGTTGACTCTCCTCAAGGGACCAGTGAAACGACTCCATCTACTCAGAATGTATCACCTCAAAATAAGTCAGGACCTCAGCCATCGAAGACTGACCCAGACTCCGACCTGGACAG CGATGATGAGCTCACTCCGTACGACATGTCTGGCGATCAGGAGATAAGTAAAGCATCCCCACCCCGGTACCTACGAGACTGTATGGAAA CTTTAACTTCCTCCGAGGACCCGGCGCGTGTGGAGCTCAGTTTGAGAGTCGCTGAGGGTTTGGTGAGGAAGAACGTCTTTGCAACCAGAGAG ATCAGTGTCCAGCTGAGCAAAGTGCTTCTTCACATGGAGGATAAATACAGCATAAATGGCTTCCTGAGTCTCAGACAGGCGACCATGGTGGCGCTCACTGTCACCGACTGTATCCCT GTGACTCAGTATTTGACCACAGAGTTTTACTCCTTGAACTACAGTCTTCGCCAGCGGCTTGATATCTTGGAG GTCCTTGCCCTGGCAGCGCAGGAGCTCTCTAAGCCAATCACTGAAAAGAAAGATCCATCTATGGTTATTGTTGCCAGCACCGATTTGATTCCATACCCCGGTGACAACCCTGTTCACTGGCGACAAGAAGTAGAGAAGCGGATTCAAAGCAAGACAAAACGCCTCAGGAAG GGTCCCACACAACCTCCAGCTAAGGCCACCCCCAACCGTTATGCCCCTGTTGCTGGGCAattcttttttcctctgctgagGAATTATGACAA GCCtcaggtgacctttgacctgttggGCAGCGACCATCTGGTACTGGGCAGGTTGATCCACACCTTGGGTCTCTTCATGCATCTGGCAGTCAATGCACCA ATAGCTGCACAGATGGGTCGTGCTTTACTGGACTTTGTGTGGACAGTGCGCTACCATGTTGACCA GATGGTGAGACGAGGCGTCCTCTTCGCCgtttgctctgtgtttctgagCATGCCTAGTCAAAACCTGCTGGTGGACCTCAGTGATCAGCTGTTTGAGACCAGAACTTGGCTGGCAG ATGTGGCTGAAGGAGACCCTGATGCAGATTGCCGGAGTCTGGCTGTACAGAGTCTGGTACTGATGGATAAGAGCCTGAAGAAACAGCTACAAGATCAACAAGTCATGGAGACATGA